TAAACCATCAACTGTATATGTAAAAGTCCATGGTGCTGTTCCGGTAAAATCAATTGTGATATTTGTTGTTTGATTTGAGCAAATCGTTGCATCAGAATTTACTATATTAGAAGTAGGAAGTGTATCAGCAACATTAAACACTTCTAACGCTCCGTTATTCATAGAAGCAACAATTATTCTTTCCTGGGAGTCAAACAACACATCAAGTGGAACATTTAATTCACCTGGTTGTGTTCCAAACTGACCAAAACGCGTAATAAATGTATTATTCTCATTAAAAACAGAAATATTGCCTTGAAATGGATCACAAACATAAAGATTCCCACATTTACCAACAGTCATTCCCTGTATTCTGTAAAATTGTCCGTTTCCATTTCCTGCAGAAGCAAAACTTCCTTGTAGAACTCCATTCAGATCAAATTTCCAGATTTTACATACCGGTAAACCGCTCATTCCTACACCAGGGCCAAAACCACCATGTTCAGCTACTAAAATTCTACTATTTCTATAATCATATACAACTTCTGATGGAAACACTAATGTCCCAACACCTATTGTTTGTATTACATTAGCAGAAACATCTAAAGCAATTACTTTTTGTGATTTGCCATCAGCAACATAAAGTATACCTTCCGGACTAAAAGTCATTGAAGAAGGAAAAACACAGCCTGAATAAAACTCAGTTAAAGTACCATTTGATTCCACTTTTGAAATTATTCCAGTTTCTCCATCACCAATAAAAATCTGATTTGTATTATTTATTGCAACTGAAACAGGCGAACCCCCAACTGAAATTGATTCAATAAAGTTTCCTTGTAAATCGTATTTTACAATTGCTTTCTCATGGGCATCTGTAACATATAAAATATCATTATGATCAATTGCAATACGTACAGGAGATTTAAGATTCTGGGTAATGCTTGATTGATAAGTTGTATTTTGAGCAGAAACACTTTCTACACATACATTGGTGCAAACCACTATAGCTGCAAGTAGGTTAAATAATGTTTTCAAAATATTAATTTTTTAAATTTAACTTCGAAGTTTTACGTAATAAATAGTTAAAAGTTGTGTTTTTTAACCATTTTTTTAATTTTAATAAAAATTTCCAAAGAACCTTATTGTCTGATATATTCTTTTTCTGAATGACAACCTGGAAAACAAGTTCCACCTTTTTCACGAACAATATAATTCATTTTAAAACTCCACTTTCCAAACTTTACATTATCTAAAATTAAATGCTCATTAACAGTTGCATGAATATCGTGACACATTGTACAATTTCTGCCTTTTTTGCCATTAATATGAACAAAGTGCAGATTTGTTTCACCATTTCTAAAATTTGTTGCTGAAGTTGTTTTTTCTGCTTCTAATATTCCGCTATCATGACAATCAAAACATAAAGAAAAAGTATCTTTTTTTGCAAACGCATAGTTATCCTGAGGAAAGAGTTTAGTTAATAAACTATTATTTACAGAAGCATGCGATTTATGACAGGAAATACAGCCCCCTTCAATTGCAGAATGAATCGTTTTTCCAAACTTAATTTGCTGATTAATATTGGTAATTTTTTTATTTCCTGATGTAATCGTTTTATTATGACAGCTTAAACAAAGCTCATTTCCGGATAAAATTAAAAGTTTGCTTTGATTAGTGGAATGAGGAGAATGGCAATTAACACAAAACTTTTTTTGATTTACTATTTTATGAACTGACTTTCCACTTTCTATTTCTGATTTAATAGCATCATGACAAGTATAACAAAGTGCGGGCATTTTTTCAACCAGAGTAAATGTTTTTCCTTGTGCAGGTGGATGATTTGACACATCGCCCTGATGACAATTTGTACAACCATCATCTAAAGCTGCACTATGTTTTGATGACTTCTCAATTAAATCTGAATGACAATCAGTACATTTTGGATCAACTGAATAATTTTTGACAGCAATAACTCTTTTTTTAATAATCAACAAATCGCTACTATTTGTTAATTTACTAGAATATAGAAAATTTAAAATTACAGGCCATAGAATAATATATGTGAATAATTTTCCCATAATTAGAACTTTCTAACAATCTTTAAATAACCACCATAAAAATTTATTCCTTCTGCTAAATAGTTTCTTCTATATAATTCTGCTCCTGCAGAAAAATATAACTGTCTATAAACAGTTGTTAAATCTAACCTTGAAGTTAAATAACTTAACTCTATGCCATTTACTCTCTGATTCATATAACCTGCACTTGCCGAAATTGTAGTCATTCCCCAAATTCGGTATGCAACTTTACCTGAAAAAGAAGTAAATTTTTGAGTCAATGAATCACCTGTCATTTTATAATCGCGAACACTGCCATGTAAGCTAACATTTACTCTTTGGCTAAAATTCTTTTGTAAATCTAAATAATACCATAACATTGTATAAGGAATTACATTGCTATGGTAGATACTATATTCGGTTCCGGCTTTTGCAAACTTATATTCGAACATAGCACCATAAGTTTGTTGTGTGTAATAATTTAAAACCAAATTCTCAATCTTCTCATGCATTACATAATCCATTTTACTGAATCGATAATAGAATTCCATTAATTGTTTAAATAATCTTACACCTGCATAAAAATTTTGATTATTTGCAACATATTTGTAAGAACCAGGCTGGTTTGCTACATAATCAATATAAACGGCAGTTCCATTTGGAATAAGCCCACCAACAAATCTTTGAATTTCTAAATAATTATTTCTTTCAATTAAAATATAATCCAAATTCAACTGATAAACTATTGTACCTGTTATATCTCGTACTACAATAGATGCAGGATCAATATAAGGTCTGTTCAACAAAACTACATTTCCATCAGTTAAAACATATTCTTCATGAATTGCCTGAAACATTATTGGGTCACTTTCGGTAGTCTGAAATTGTTTAGTGTATTTATATGACATTGAAAGCATCCCATTTGTAGGTATTTTCTTATTATATCGAATATCAAAACCTGCTAAATGAAGACTCCTATTATAAAAATCGCTTTTCTGAGTATTATATTCATAAATTAAACCAGAATACAAACTTTCATATAATTTATGGCTGAATGCACTTTTTACATTATGTTGAATAACTTTATTTGAATCTTGTTTTAAATTATTATATCCATAACTCGTAACAAAATTAAAGTTTTTAGGAAGTTTTAATGAAAGATTTTCGAAAACCTGAAGTCGTTCTAAATTATAACTCCCTTTTTGAATTGACTTAGAAATATTCGAACTAAAATTATATCTCTTTTTAAAATCGAGATTGTAATTGTTATACAAACTTATAACATCTGCTTTATTTTTTAAATTTATATATTCTGTTGAATTTACAAACTCGCTATGGTTATACGATATTTCATTTCTGTCATCAAACTTTGTTAAATTAAAAGAAGATCTTGCATATAAATCACTTTGTTCCTGATTAAAAAAGCGACCAGTTTGCAATTCATCCTGATAATTCTTAGAATTTGAATATCCTACTTGTGTTGGAAAATATTTATTGGCATATGATAACATACCACCAAAATTTCTATTATTCGATTTAATATTCGCAAGACTTTCGCGGTTTTGATAAAGCTGATTAAAAGAGGCAAACGTTGTTAAAGAAACAGGCTTTTCGCTAAAAAAAGTTGACCTCAAATCTAATTTATTTAATGTTCTGGCTTCAGCACGGTCGGGAAATACTAAATATTGATCTCCATCAAAACCTGAATTGTATTCTGCATCTACATCAAGCAACATAAATTTAGGATCCCAGATAGCACTTCTTGTATTTATTAATAATCCGCCAGTATAATTTTTACTTTTTTGAAATTCTGAAAGCAAATCACGATCTATTTTTTGTTCTCTATAAAATCCTTCTACTTTTGCTTCACCATTTATATAGATTAATCTCCATAATTTAAAAGAAGATTTCTGTTTGCTTTCACCAAGCAAAGTTTGAGCATACCCATATCCGGATACAAGAATTAACAGCAATATTAATATTCTTGCTTTCATTAATTATTTAAAAATATATTTATCCTCACCTCCATGTGGATTATGACATTCTGTACAATTTGTTTCACCTAAATCTGCATGTGCCTCATTTTTTAATACATCTTTTGAATCATGACAATAATAACATAATTGTTGTCCTTCACGCAAAACTAATTTTTTATAGTCAGACATATGTGGATTATGACATGCAGTACAACCACCCGAAACAACAGGTCCATGTAGATATTTATACTTTGTATTAAAATTTTCATGGCATTGATAACAAAGTTCAGGTTGTTGCATAGTTAACGAACCATCATTATGACAATTTGAACAATCATTTGATTTATAAGGCTCATGAACAACAGACGAACCTGTAGTTTGTATGTTTGCAGCTTCAAGTAAAGCAAGACTATCATTTTTAATTGAATCTTTAACTTCAATCAAAGGTTTTGCGTTTGGGTCAGGAACTCCATCAAACAGTGTTGACATTACCTTATATGTTGTAGTTGGACTACATGCAACAAAGAACAATACAAGTATTACTAAAAAAATAAAATTATGTTTCTTTATAAATTTATTCACCTCTTAATAATATTATTTAAGTTCCACTCCGCCATAAACAGTAATTTTATCAGGTCCAAACTGATTCGTAACAAATATTAAATATTTTAATTTAAATCTTGGATCTACATATTTTTCGAAATACTGTAAATTATTATAGTCAATTGTTATGTTTGCTGGCATGTACATATAACCAGGTCCCTGATAGTGTCCACCAAAATGCATTAAGAATTGTCCTTTATTATTAAACATTTCTACAATCTCATACATTGCATCTACAACATAAATATTTTCATCGTTATCAACAGCAACTCCTTTTGGTCGATAAAACTGACCCGGATTATTGCCATAACTACCAGCAGAATTAATAAATTCTCCTTCTAAAGTATAAGTCTTAACATTATACCCACCAATATCTGTAACATATACTTTATTGTTTTTTATATCCATATTTACAGGCGAATACAAATAACTTTCGTCGCCCTGAGCTGCTTCCGGAAAAGAATATAAAAATTTATAGGTAGAATCATTTTTATAAACGTTTATTTTATTTCCTTTTATATTTACTACAAATATTTTATTATTAAAAACAGAAACATCTGTAGGTCTGAAGTTCTCAGATTCTCCAAATGCATTTATATATTTTCCTGTTTTATCAAATATTACTATCTGATTTCTTCCTCCATCGGCTATATATAGGTTTTCATTTTCATCAAGACAAGAATTAATTACTGATTTTAATTGCCCTAACCCTGTTGGGATAAAGAAATTAAAAGTATGTTTCTCCAAATCAATTACCTCTAAACCTTGAATACCTGTATCGGAAATATAAATTTTTCCATTTCTGATTTCAATCCCGTATGGTTTGGCAATTGCATTTTCTTTTTCTACACCAAAAATATATCTTTTAAATGCAGATTGTTTTCTAACTATATCTATTGAACTACTGAACTTTGTTAAAAATTGTATTCGCGTTGTGTCTGGTGGTGATGGGAAAACAACAACAGTATTGGTAGATGATTCGCCAATATGTCTGTTACATGAAACTAAAAGAAAATAATAGATTCCTATTAATAATAAGGTATAAAAAGTTTTCTTTGACATCTTTATTTAATTTTAATTTTAAAGGGCGATAATTTCGCCCTTTAAAATTAATAAAAACATATTCACAATAATTATTTAATATGACATGTTAAACAAAGCTGACTAGCATTGTTTGTCATTCTTTGAAAACTTGTGTATTGGTTATTGTGAGGATTGTGGCATGAAGCACATTCCATTTTACCACCAAATAACATTTTGGTTGCAATTGTTCCACCTAAAGCAGCTGTTGTTGTTGGTCTTAAAGCACCATCAGCTGTAACTAAAGCAGCATCATAAGTAAAAGAAACAGGATGGTCGTTTGTTAAAGCAGTTCCAACTAATGTTGTTGTTGTTGGATAAGCAACACCTAAAGTACTTCCTAATGGTAAAGTATTACCAACATGGTTGTTTAATGCAACTGTACCATCATGACAACTTAAACACAATAATGAATTACCACTTGGTGCAGCACCTGGAGTTGCATTAAAAGTTGATGACTGAGCACTTGTATACATTGTGTATACCGCAGAGCTAGTAGTGTGACTCCATAAAGGAGCTTGAGATACTGCCATTGCATTATGAGGAGTATGGCAAACACCGCAAAGTTTGTTTGAAGCCATAGTATTCCATGCCTGTGCACTCATATCATGGGGAGTACCTGTAATTGTTTGAGCAAAACTCATTGAAGTTACAGCGAGTAACATCAAAGTAACAAAACTGATTTTTTTCATTTTTAAAGATGATTTTAGGTTCATAATATTTTTTCAACACAAATATATTTAATTCTTTTTTTAGTATTTTATGTTTTTTAACATGTTTCAATCTGCAAAACACCCCCACTAAATCGTATTACATTACTCATTATCTACAACTTGTCATTTATTTAGATTCGTTTTAATCTGCTTAATAACCCATATAAAGTGTATTTGTTATTTCAAAACACTTAAGCAAACAATATCTACTTTTATTTACAACTTTTACACCATTGTTTATTCCTAATCAAATACTTAAACAGTAAGATGATAAAAATATCAATTATCTAACCTTACTCAAATTATTAAAGGCTCTTATAATAAGAGCCTTTAATAATTATTCAACAAATAGAACAATCTAGAAAGAACTAAAAGGATTGTTTAACATAAGGTTCTTTTTTTCCGCCTGATCCAATTTCACAGATAATGATATGGAATGTGTATTTAAACCACCTATTGCTTTAGTAACATCAGAAGTAATAACATCATATCCATATCCTAAAGTAAAGAATTTGTAATCAAAACCAATTAAAAATGTTACAGCATCTTTGGTTTTATACCATCCGCCTAATACAAGTTTTGATTTATCATTAATTCTGTAATCCAGATAAATTCCTGTTGCTAATAAACTGGCACCTTTTTGTTCAAGATAAATTACATTCGGAGTTATATCAATTTTATTTGCACCGATGATTTTTATTCCACCTTGAAAAGTGAAGCGTCTGGGTAAATCACCTGTTTCTCCGATAAATGATTCGTTAGGTTTATTTAAATTATACCCTGCTGCACCAAGAAACGCATTTAATTTAGCTCCTTCACCTTCATTATAATACCACATTGCGCCAAAACCAACAGACGGATAAGTTACTTTTTCATTCAAGACAGTTTCACTGTTTGGATTCGCAGAATTATAGGAACCCAAAACATATTGTTCGTCAAAAGTTAGTTTACTAACATCTAATGATTTTTGAACATATGACCCTAAAATCGCTGCACTAAAATAATTATTATCAGAAAGACGTAAATTATAGCCAATCGACAGTGAAAAATCGAGATTGCTGAATGCCCCTGCAGTATATTTTTGTGCATTTAAGCCAAAATCAAGTTTACTGTTTACATTATTTGTTCCTCCCTGCTTTGAGTCACCTATCAAAGTAGTAGTAGTATTTTTACCCACAAAAACGGGATACAAAGCTGTAACCGAATATGTTTTATAT
The nucleotide sequence above comes from Bacteroidia bacterium. Encoded proteins:
- a CDS encoding cytochrome C produces the protein MKKISFVTLMLLAVTSMSFAQTITGTPHDMSAQAWNTMASNKLCGVCHTPHNAMAVSQAPLWSHTTSSAVYTMYTSAQSSTFNATPGAAPSGNSLLCLSCHDGTVALNNHVGNTLPLGSTLGVAYPTTTTLVGTALTNDHPVSFTYDAALVTADGALRPTTTAALGGTIATKMLFGGKMECASCHNPHNNQYTSFQRMTNNASQLCLTCHIK
- a CDS encoding PorP/SprF family type IX secretion system membrane protein; the encoded protein is MKNKFKISIIGIITITAALLSESIVAQDTRSSLSYANPLNLNPAIAGANKDFKLLINYRNQWGSLDNGYKTYSVTALYPVFVGKNTTTTLIGDSKQGGTNNVNSKLDFGLNAQKYTAGAFSNLDFSLSIGYNLRLSDNNYFSAAILGSYVQKSLDVSKLTFDEQYVLGSYNSANPNSETVLNEKVTYPSVGFGAMWYYNEGEGAKLNAFLGAAGYNLNKPNESFIGETGDLPRRFTFQGGIKIIGANKIDITPNVIYLEQKGASLLATGIYLDYRINDKSKLVLGGWYKTKDAVTFLIGFDYKFFTLGYGYDVITSDVTKAIGGLNTHSISLSVKLDQAEKKNLMLNNPFSSF